A stretch of the Aphis gossypii isolate Hap1 chromosome 2, ASM2018417v2, whole genome shotgun sequence genome encodes the following:
- the LOC114121350 gene encoding integrator complex subunit 4 gives MAAVLKKRALAEYSTQVLEQQPPVKKLKCLVKLSALTTGATLSLVNTINGRKTPNDVVQILLQILEQLQFQDSDISNILIKLSEHFKLQSDSTVKILIFSVLSAIGSSDETSEDNVYKIVEEIFTLMKDVKSQKIKTSGLKTLLALGKRMNHDMDLHLKLTNYAKKTLGDYRPNITCESLEVIGELMPVKIPEDGLEIHSEMLKLIGSYTQHYNAKTRSNAFNTMVRLHDRGIRLNPAVYLDVCSVINDDNEMVREAALNVISVLGNYYPEERIKGSNGEEMARMSDEAFENICNFMTDISYRIRTQAAKLLGSFLSVSTNVLLKTLDQTLMSNLRRKRTSIERVWECLAKGTAMMSALSTKDTPQEMLDAQQVSLVSTGASGAYLHGLEDEFLEVRIATISSMCSLATRHSEFAVIAMEFLVDMFNDEIEEVRLIAIESLVKLSYASGLRDDQVEIILAVIEDSSSVVREGLHNIFASFELLNQEGLMMCTNRLIESLKKYPEDKKSIWNCMKNLGLRHPTLTLALVPELLAIHPMFETPEPNVEEPSYVSVLILVFNAASKCNSIISLLEDKTIKHYSYLRDIMPHLVPSLQLGGRLSISQVELRPTESDSPKSLELLESLINQVSVVKGSTKVKISLLETFYHNLIRLAQLDQSVNGTAELSALYMHSQLLLNKVLNNNNKTFYSNAVSTHQANNVRTNISQLLQNTLKMQYLFVGLSVQELASIKQFKLKVIALLLVYIVNATNQSARTLSHYFLTQLEDTMKYISEHDLQLESFTSVVFKELSQLEESKPGIVAKLLLPILQSSEPTPPPKPNTNIKMCKVVINRPQGGPDTTHKLSAGLILPIPLNAELYSLQTESLSLLRLKIKYPDQQTHLIMPPRNHLRLVNLSNESYYLLDTNALISHRSEWSEACFVELSLAFDLTETEGALAHVLPPTQPCIVDLCKPVKLKVHPKPVRRGM, from the exons ATGGCggcagttttaaaaaaaagagcaCTAGCTGAGTATAGTACACAAGTG tTGGAACAACAACCAccagtaaaaaaattgaaatgtctAGTGAAATTATCGGCTTTAACAACTGGTGCTACCCTATCATTAGTTAACACAATTAATGGTCGTAAAACACCAAATGATGTAGTGCAAATTTTGCTGCAAATATTAGAACAACTTCAGTTTCAG gatTCAGATATctctaacattttaattaaactcagtgaacattttaaacttcaatCAGATTCTACGGtcaagatattaatattttctgttttatcAGCTATTGGTTCTTCGGACGAAACTAGTGAAGAT AATGTGTACAAAATTGTTgaagaaatatttactttaatgaaAGATGTTAAGTCTCAGAAAATCAAAACTAGTGGTCTAAAAACACTATTAGCACTTGGGAAACGTATGAATCATGATATGGATCTTCACTTGAAACTCACTAATTAtgctaaaaaa acaTTGGGAGATTATAGACCAAACATCACATGTGAGAGTTTAGAGGTAATAGGTGAATTGATGCCAGTGAAAATTCCAGAGGATGGTTTAGAAATTCATTctgaaatgttaaaattaattggaaGTTATACACAGCATTACAATGCAAAAACAAGGAGTAATGCTTTTAATAcaatg gTTCGATTGCACGACCGAGGTATTAGATTAAACCCTGCTGTATACCTAGATGTTTGTTCAGTTATAAATGACGATAATGAAATGGTGAGAGAAGCtgctttaaatgtaatttctgTTCTAGGAAATTATTATCCTGAAGA aaGAATCAAAGGTAGTAATGGTGAAGAAATGGCTCGAATGTCTGATGAAGCATTTGAAAACATATGTAACTTTATGACTGATATAAGTTACCGAATTCGTACTCAAGCAGCAAAGCTTCTTGGATCTTTTTTGTCTGTCAGTACAAATGTTTTGTTGAAGACACTGGATCAAACATTGATGTCTAATTTGCGT agaAAACGAACTTCTATTGAACGTGTTTGGGAATGTTTAGCAAAGGGTACAGCTATGATGAGTGCATTAAGTACTAAAGATACACCACAAGAAATGCTGGATGCACAGCAAGTTAGTTTGGTTAGCACAGGAGCTAGTGGTGCTTACCTTCATGGCTTAGAAGATGAATTTCTTG AGGTACGCATAGCTACAATAAGTTCTATGTGCTCATTGGCTACTAGACATTCAGAATTTGCAGTGATTGCAATGGAGTTCTTAGTAGATATGTTTAATGATGAAATTGAAGAAGTTCGCTTAATAGCTATTGAAAGTCTCGTGAAGCTTTCATATGCATCTGGACTCCGTGATGATCAAGTGGAGATTATTTTAGCAGTGATTGAA GATTCGTCAAGTGTTGTGCGTGAAggcttacataatatatttgcatcatTTGAACTATTAAATCAAGAAGGATTAATGATGTGCACTAACAGATtaattgaaagtttaaaaaaatatccagag gacaaaaaatctatatggaattgtatgaaaaatttagGGCTAAGACATCCGACATTAACATTGGCATTAGTACCTGAATTGTTGGCCATTCATCCTATGTTTGAAACTCCGGAACCAAATGTAGAAGAACCATCGT atgtaaGTGTTTTGATTTTAGTATTCAATGCAGCATCCAAGTGTAATTCTATTATATCATTACTTGAGGATAAAACCATTAAACACTATAGTTACTTAAGAGATATTATGCCTCACTTAGTTCCATCTTTACAA ctagGTGGGCGTTTATCAATAAGTCAAGTAGAATTAAGACCTACTGAATCAGATTCACCTAAATCTCTTGAACTTCTTGAATCATTAATCAATCAAGTTTCTGTTGTCAAAGGAAGtactaaagtaaaaattagtttGTTGGAAACCTTTTATCATAATCTTATACGACTGGCTCAACTTGATCAATCTGTGAATGGTACAGCAGAGCTTAGTGCATTATATATGCATAgtcaacttttattaaataaagtattgaataataataataaaacattttattcaaatgctGTGTCTACTCATCAAGCAAATAATGTGCGCACAAATATTTCGCAGCTATTGCAGAATACTTTAAA AATGCAATACTTATTTGTTGGCTTGAGTGTTCAAGAATTAGCTagtataaaacaattcaaattaaaagttatagctCTCCTtcttgtatatattgtaaatgctACAAACCAATCAGCCAGAACACTAAGTCATTATTTTCTAACTCAGTTAGAAGACACTATgaa GTATATTAGTGAACATGATCTACAACTTGAGTCATTCACTTCTGttgtttttaaagaattatcgCAATTAGAAGAATCAAAACCAGGAATTGTGGCTAAATTACTTCTACCCATATTGCAGAGCTCTGAACCTACTCCACCACCAAAACCAAACACTAAC atCAAAATGTGTAAGGTTGTTATTAATCGCCCACAAGGAGGTCCAGATACCACCCATAAGTTATCAGCAGGTTTAATTCTTCCTATCCCTTTAAATGCAGAATTATACAGTTTACAAACAGagtcattatcattattacgtttaaaaattaaatatcctgATCAACaaacacatttaataatgcCACCAAGAAATCACTTACGTCTAGTAAATCTCAGTAATG agtcaTATTATCTACTTGATACCAATGCATTAATATCACACCGTTCTGAGTGGTCAGAAGCATGTTTTGTTGAGCTGAGCTTAGCATTTGATCTAACTGAAACAGAAGGAGCTCTGGCCCATGTCTTACCTCCTACGCAACCGTGTATTGTTGATTTATGCAAACCAGTCAAACTTAAAGTGCACCCTAAACCTGTAAGACGTGGAAtgtga
- the LOC114121351 gene encoding serine/threonine-protein kinase TBK1, translated as MSFLRGSTNYVWCTTSVLGKGATGAVYQGVNKHNGEPVAVKTFNQLSHMRPLDVQMREFEVLEKVKHENIVKLLAIEEEHESRGKVIVMELCTGGSLFTILDDPENTYGLQEDEFLLVLEHLTAGMKHLRDNNLVHRDLKPGNIMKFLSDDGLPIYKLTDFGAARELHEDQEFMSLYGTEEYLHPHMYERAVLRKPVAKTFGATVDLWSIGVTLYHVATGNLPFRPYGGRRNKETMHYITTEKASGVLSGVQTSEKGSITWSRELPKNCQLSDGCKKLITPILAGLLELESQRIWSFEKFFAEVTKTLDRKLLHIFHTNRVQNIRVYLHPDETYERLQCLIQDQTEISPVNQILLYKSTYLLTEVGLDLPGRSYKPTEMHKPILLFSKENNNVTLVPDSDIPNFPKFPDMSLPKLTSVDSDAGLAKTACSVGHVCKKRVEKLSQNSQLINKCVHVFTKIVTEKLKSVLSKSDHLQSVFKCTKYLVEISVRGHKSVNNMIGIKNTPTDLKDELDKLSDELNNSLSLAIQQLHQRYVKERTLTREWQSATRSFKCPNKNRAPAKIKTLVERLRDSWQHLLRDRATRSLTYNDEQFHVLEIIKITETSRRARTLLDTEVQPVVTQLADCMADWYKMAQTVYLQAQILDKDFDTFEHRLLGFIERANDTDASFHDGLVNVAKVKFTSSGAKHAGRISAQDIQALRASLRGLRDIDDLVSDIKGNNEMLKHLTEPSKLCD; from the exons ATGTCATTTTTACGTGGATCCACAAATTATGTTTGGTGCACTACAAGTGTGCTTGGAAAGGGCGCAACTGGTGCAGTCTATCAAGGTGTCAATAAACACAATGGTGAACCAGTGGCCGTCAAAACTTTTAACCAGTTAAGTCACATGCGACCATTGGATGTTCAAATGCGTGAGTTTGAGGTGCTAGAGAaggttaaacatgaaaatatagtaaagCTGTTAGCCATTGAAGAAGAACATGAAAGTCGTGGAAAA gtcATTGTTATGGAACTATGTACAGGTGGAagtttatttacaatactaGATGATCCAGAAAACACTTATGGGTTACAGGAAGATGAGTTTCTTTTAGTTTTAGAACATCTTACAGCCGGTATGAAACATTTACGTGATAATAATTTGGTACATAGAGATCTAAAGCCTGGTAATATCATGAAGTTTTTAAGTGATGATGgtctacctatttataaattaactgatTTTGGAGCTGCAAGGGAATTGCACGAAGATCAAGAGTTCATGTCTTTGTATGGAACTGAGGAATATCTCCATCCAcacat gtaTGAGAGAGCAGTTTTACGAAAACCAGTAGCAAAGACATTTGGAGCTACTGTTGATTTATGGTCAATCGGTGTTACATTGTACCATGTAGCTACTGGAAATTTACCATTTAGACCATATGGTGGGCGACGAAACAAAGAAACTATGCATTATATAACAACTGAGAAGGCATCTGGTGTTTTATCAGGAGTGCAAACATCTGAAAAAGGTTCCATAACATGGAGCAGAGAATTACCAAAAAACTGTCAATTAAGTGATGGCTGTAAAAAGCTTATTACTCCTATTTTAGCTGGTCTTTTAGAATTAGAATCTCAGCGAATATggagttttgaaaaattttttgctGAAGTTACTAAAACGTTAGATAGAAAAttactacatatttttcatacaaatcgtgttcaaaatatacgtgtatatttgCACCCTGATGAAACATATGAAAGACTTCAGTGTTTAATACAAGACCAAACTGAAATATCTCCTGTTaatcaaatacttttatataaatctacATACCTTTTGACAGAAGTAGGATTAGATCTTCCTGGTAGGTCTTATAAGCCAACTGAAATGCATAAGCCTATTTTGCTTTttagtaaagaaaataataatgttactttAGTACCTGACAGTGACATCCCCAATTTCCCAAAATTTCCAGATATGTCTCTACCAAAACTGACATCTGTAGATAGTGATGCAGGTCTTGCTAAGACTGCATGTAGCGTAGGACATGTATGTAAAAAGCGGGTTGAAAAATTGTCACAAAAtagtcaattaattaataaatgtgtacatgtgtttacaaaaattgtaactGAAAAACTGAAATCTGTATTGAGTAAAAGTGACCATTTACAAAGTGTgtttaaatgtacaaaatacctAGTGGAGATTTCAGTACGAGGACACAAAagtgttaataatatgattggcATCAAAAATACCCCTACTGATCTGAAGGATGAGTTAGATAAACTAAGCGATGAATTGAACAATAGCCTAAGTTTGGCGATACAACAATTACATCAGCGATACGTCAAAGAAAGGACGTTAACTAGAGAATGGCAATCAGCAACCAGATCATTCAAATGTCCAAATAAAAATAGGGCCcctgcaaaaataaaaacactcgTGGAAAGATTAAGGGACTCCTGGCAACATTTGTTAAGAGACCGTGCTACACGTAGTCTAACATATAATGATGAACAATTTCAcgtattagaaataattaag ATTACAGAGACTAGTCGTAGAGCTCGAACATTATTAGATACAGAAGTCCAACCTGTAGTCACACAGTTAGCTGATTGTATGGCAGATTGGTACAAAATGGCACAGACTGTCTACCTACAGGCACAAATTTTAGATAAGGATTTTGATACATTTGAACACCGTTTGCTTGGATTCATTGAGCGTGCAAATGATACAGACGCATCATTTCATGATGGTCTCGTAAATGTTGCTAAGGTTAAATTCACATCCAGTGGTGCCAAACATGCTGGTCGTATCAGTGCTCAAGATATTCAAGCATTAAGAGCCAGTTTACGAGGTCTACGTGATATTGATGACCTTGTATCTGATATTAAAGGAAATAATGAAATGCTCAAACATCTAACTGAGCCTAGTAAATTATGTGACTGA